The following are encoded together in the Argopecten irradians isolate NY chromosome 5, Ai_NY, whole genome shotgun sequence genome:
- the LOC138322875 gene encoding kelch-like protein 2, with the protein MSTIEAVRPRNLLSRERPAYKHPHHTQKAFEVLNQMRREHLLCDVVLIADTTEILAHKVVLSSSSQYFYAMFTGDLAEAKSDRITLQEIDPAALVQLIDFMYTSEVNVTEENVQMLLPAANILQMAEVRDACCEFLQSQLHPSNCIGIRAFADLHACSDLLLYSQTYIEQHFVDVVQHDEFLSLPSSEVAKMISSDRLTVTSEEQVYEAVMVWVQHNRAMREVFLAELLEHVRLPLVAHEYLIQRVDEEPLIKTSSRCKDFLIEALKYHLLRSDQKAAYKSPRTLPRTPRGLPKVLLVIGGQAPKAIKSVESYDFKEAKWSTLAEMPSRRCRCGVAVVNGMVYAVGGFNGSLRVRTVDMYDPIKDLWTSCPSMEARRSTLGVAVLNNVIYAVGGFDGSSGLDTAECYDVRTQEWRTIANMSTRRSSVGVGVLGGHLFAVGGYDGASRQCLSSVECYNPQLDTWTPVVEMSCHRSGAGVGVVDGLLYAVGGHDGPQVRKSVEMFNSETSTWTQVADMHLCRRNAGVVANGGFLFVVGGDDGTSNLGSVECYDPKTNTWTLLNSNMMTGRSYAGVSVIDRPML; encoded by the exons ATGTCGACTATAGAAGCTGTACGCCCAAGAAACCTCTTATCACGGGAGCGACCAGCGTACAAGCATCCTCATCACACACAGAAGGCATTTGAAGTCTTAAACCAGATGAGAAG AGAACATCTGCTTTGTGATGTGGTGTTGATTGCTGACACAACAGAGATCCTGGCACATAAAGTAGTTCTATCGTCCAGTAGTCAATATTTCTATGCCATGTTTACCGGGGATTTGGCCGAGGCCAAGTCTGACCGCATCACCCTACAGGAAATTGATCCAGCTGCTCTCGTACAACTTATTGATTTCATGTACACATCAGAAGTAAATGTGACAGAAGAAAATGTGCAG ATGTTGTTGCCTGCTGCCAACATCCTACAGATGGCTGAAGTTCGAGACGCCTGCTGCGAGTTTCTCCAGTCCCAGCTCCATCCCAGCAATTGTATTGGCATTCGAGCATTCGCTGATCTACACGCTTGTTCTGACTTACTTCTGTACTCCCAAACGTACATTGAACAACACTTTGT TGATGTGGTACAACATGATGAATTCCTGTCTCTTCCCTCATCAGAAGTGGCTAAGATGATCTCGAGTGACCGTCTGACCGTAACCTCAGAAGAACAG gttTATGAGGCAGTTATGGTGTGGGTACAACACAACCGTGCCATGCGTGAAGTTTTCCTTGCCGAGCTCCTTGAACATGTACGGTTACCTTTAGTGGCCCACGAGTACTTGATACAACGAGTGGATGAGGAACCACTCATTAAAACCAGCAGTCGCTGTAAGGATTTCCTCATAGAGGCTCTCAAGTACCACCTCCTCCGGTCGGATCAGAAGGCAGCATACAAATCACCTCGGACACTTCCTCGTACTCCACGTGGACTTCCTAAG GTGCTGCTAGTTATAGGGGGACAGGCCCCAAAAGCTATCAAAAGTGTGGAATCCTACGACTTTAAAGAGGCCAAATGGAGCACATTAGCGGAGATGCCTTCGCGGAGATGTCGTTGTG GTGTAGCAGTTGTTAATGGTATGGTGTATGCAGTTGGTGGGTTTAACGGATCATTGAGAGTTCGGACAGTGGACATGTACGACCCAATCAAGGACCTGTGGACATCCTGTCCTAGTATGGAAGCACGACGTAGCACATTGGGTGTGGCCGTCCTCAATAATGTGATATATGCTGTCGGAGGTTTTGACGGATCATCAG GATTAGACACGGCTGAATGTTATGATGTGCGGACACAAGAATGGCGGACCATAGCTAACATGAGTACACGGCGAAGTAGTGTGGGGGTTGGGGTCCTAGGAG GGCACCTGTTTGCTGTTGGTGGGTATGATGGAGCGTCGAGACAATGTTTGTCGTCAGTGGAATGTTACAATCCTCAGCTGGACACCTGGACACCTGTGGTCGAGATGTCCTGTCATCGCAGCGGAGCTG GTGTTGGTGTGGTAGACGGCCTATTATATGCAGTGGGTGGACATGATGGTCCACAAGTACGTAAAAGTGTGGAGATGTTTAACTCAGAAACAAGTACATGGACACAGGTGGCAGACATGCACCTCTGTAGGCGAAATGCAG gcgTGGTAGCTAATGGAGGGTTCCTGTTTGTTGTTGGTGGGGACGATGGAACGTCAAATTTGGGATCAGTGGAATGTTACGACCCAAAGACGAATACCTGGACATTATTAAATTCAAACATGATGACCGGACGTAGTTACGCCGGCGTGTCTGTGATAGATAGGCCAATGTTATAA